The genome window TAGCTGATTATTTAGTTAAAAAAGGATTACCATTTAGAGATGCTCATGAGGTATCAGGAAAACTTGTTGCTTATTGTATTAGTATCTCAAGTGATTTAGATAGCATTCCTTTAGAAAAGTATAAAGAGTTTTCAGATTTAATCGAAGATGATATTTATGAAGCAATTTCAGTATATACCTGCGTAGAAAAAAGAAATGTCATAGGTGGACCTGCTCCAGATCAAGTGAGATATAGTATCCTAAAAGGTAAAGAATATTTAGCAAATAATTAAAAAAAGAGGCTAGTCTTGAAAACAATTTTTTTAGAAATTGCTTTTAAAACAGCCTCTTTTTTCTATGCTTCAGTAGTCCAAGAAGGATTTATAGCTTTAATTAAAGCATCTGCAGCCTCATGTTGATCTGGATAAAGATCGCGTGGAACATTTGGTTTACCAATGGCATTACAAACTTTTAATCTTGCACAAGAATTAAAGTCTCCAAAGCAATAATTATCAGCGTATTTTTTACTTGCGTCTTGGTCCAAAGGTAATTCTAAATTAGCGTAAGGACATTTGGCAGCTTTTTCGCAGGTTGTCATTTTCAAAACCCCTTTTTAATTTATTGTCAGAATAATTATATTATAATATAAAACTATAAAAGTTTAAATAAGCATATGCCAATAATTGCAGTAAATTTATTTAATGAATTAAGATAGGATAAGATAAAGTGCAAATTTTACTGAATTTTAAAAGAGTTTGAAGACAACTGAAATTTTTTTCTATAAATTGTTGACATATTAAATATAAGGTGATAGTATATATAAATGTCAGGTGGCGACATAGCCAAGTGGTAAGGCCGTGGACTGCAAATCCACTACCCCCAGTTCAAATCTGGGTGTCGCCTCCAATTTGCGAGAGTGGCGGAACTGGCAGACGCACAGGACTTAAAATCCTGCGGGACTTAAATCCCGTATCGGTTCGATTCCGATCTTTCGCACCATTTAAAAGTAGATAATATCTACTTTTACTATGCGGGTGTAGCTCAGTGGTAGAGCCCTGGCCTTCCAAGCCAGTCGCGAGGGTCCGATTCCCTTCACCCGCTCCATTAAAATAAACCTTCCAATTTGGAAGGTTTATTTTTTTATATATAAATATAATTAGCACAATTTGTATACATTATTAATATACAAATATTAGGGGTTGAAGAAATGCTAATAATAACAGGTTTATTAACCTTAGGATCATTGCTAATAGCACTAATAATGACATTACAAGTAAAATTTATTGATCCTGTTTTTATAAAAGTATTAAAATTTAATATATATATGATACCATTAATGGTAGCTGCTAATGTATCATTAGGAATGGGATTTATTAAAGGCCAACAGATTTTTAAAAATTTTCCGTTCTTATTATCTGGTCAAACATTTATATATTATATTATGATTCTAATATTTTCCGTAACTATACTAGGAGATAAACTCTCTATTCTAAGAGTACTAATAGCTTATTTATTTATGGTGGTTGGTATATGGATAATAAAAAGTTAAATACTCCAATGGGGGGTGGGAAATTGAGTAATAAGAAAAGATTAAATGAGCAACAGTTAAATATTCTTGAAAGCTTAGAAGGAGTTAATCTAGTAGTAGCTGGACCTGGAACTGGAAAAACAACAACTATTCAATATTATTTATCTAAATTAGTTGAAGTAAAAGGAATTAAGCCTGAAGAAATACTTGCTGTGACATTTACTAATAAAGCTGCCAATGAAATGAAAAACAGAATGAAACAGATGAATATTTTTAATATCAATATATCAACTATTCATTCCTTTGCAGTTAGTTTATTACGGAAATTTTCACCACCAGGATATAATCGTGATTTTTCAATCATTGATGATGGTCAAGGTTATATGATTATAGGAGGACTGATAAAAGAATTATCAATAGGAGAACACCCTAGCTATGTTTTAGAAAGATTGACTCTTTCACGAAATTTAAGAAACAAGGAAATGTTAGAAAAGGATGGCTTGAAGGAACTTTATAATCGTTATATGAAAATATTGATGAATAAAAATCTGATGGATTATGATGGGCTATTAACCTGGAGTCAGTACGTTTTAGCACATAATTGGCAAGCTTTAGAATACTATAATCAAAAAATTAGTCATGTAATTGTCGACGAATTTCAGGATGTAAGCCCAGTTCAATATGATATTTTATATAATTTAGTAAAGAAAAATAACAATTTATTATGTGTAGGGGATTTTGATCAGGCTATATTTTCGTTTCGTGGTTCAGATGTAAGTATAATGCTTAATTTAGAAAAGGATTTTCCAAGTCTTAAAACTTTCTACTTAGAAGAAAATTATCGCTCTACGCAAAGATTAGTAAAAGTAGCAAATAAATTAATTAGAAATAATACTATTCGAAGAGATAAGCAATTACGAAGTACTAGAGAAGTAGGAATAGGACATGCAATTAAAGTCTTTGATTCTGAAAAAGAAGAAGCAAAGTTTATTGCCTCAGTAATTAAAAAAGGAATCCTCGAAGGAATGAAATATTCAGATTTTGCTGTTTTGTACCGAGTTCATCTTGTTAGTAGGACTTTTGAAGAAGTTTTTTCGGCAGCCGCAATACCTTATCAGATTTTGGGTGGCGTGGGTTTTTTTGCGCGAAAAGAGATAATGGAACTTTTAGCATTTTATAAAATCATTCTAGATAAGAATGACAATTCCTCGTTTTTTCAAATTGTATCTTTATTTAAAAGATGTATCGGCATTAATGGAATTGATTATAACAAAGGTATTATTCCAAATTTTATTAAAGAATTAGAAAATGAAGTAAAACTAGAAAAAATATATGACAAAATAATAAATGATACCGGTTATCTTAATTTTTTAAAAAAGGATAAAAGCAGTGAAGGGGAAAGGGTTTTAGATAACGTTGAAGAATTTAGGTCGGTTGTAAATAGTTTTGACAAAAAAAACACAAGCATTGCGGAGTTTCTCCAGTTTATTGATAATACGAAGGTTGAAGAGGATACTAATTCTGTAAAATTAATGACAGTACATACTGCAAAAGGTTTAGAATATAATAATGTTTTTGTAGTAGGTACTGAAAGTTCTTTATTTCCCCATTATAATAGTGAATCAAAGGATGC of Desulfonispora thiosulfatigenes DSM 11270 contains these proteins:
- a CDS encoding ATP-dependent helicase, with the translated sequence MSNKKRLNEQQLNILESLEGVNLVVAGPGTGKTTTIQYYLSKLVEVKGIKPEEILAVTFTNKAANEMKNRMKQMNIFNINISTIHSFAVSLLRKFSPPGYNRDFSIIDDGQGYMIIGGLIKELSIGEHPSYVLERLTLSRNLRNKEMLEKDGLKELYNRYMKILMNKNLMDYDGLLTWSQYVLAHNWQALEYYNQKISHVIVDEFQDVSPVQYDILYNLVKKNNNLLCVGDFDQAIFSFRGSDVSIMLNLEKDFPSLKTFYLEENYRSTQRLVKVANKLIRNNTIRRDKQLRSTREVGIGHAIKVFDSEKEEAKFIASVIKKGILEGMKYSDFAVLYRVHLVSRTFEEVFSAAAIPYQILGGVGFFARKEIMELLAFYKIILDKNDNSSFFQIVSLFKRCIGINGIDYNKGIIPNFIKELENEVKLEKIYDKIINDTGYLNFLKKDKSSEGERVLDNVEEFRSVVNSFDKKNTSIAEFLQFIDNTKVEEDTNSVKLMTVHTAKGLEYNNVFVVGTESSLFPHYNSESKDAIEEERRLFYVAMTRAKNRLVISYPKTKIYRGSTKKLKPSPFINEIGNGISFFDVLHKDNFLEVKKKPSISLVDKNNVVEGMVIKHPLFGKGKITSISEDPSKDTMVEVSFFSGETKLLLLELADLETI